The following DNA comes from Novosphingobium sp. THN1.
TTGGGAAGAGAAGCAGATGACCGGCGGCAAAGGCAGCTTCACCGCGCCGTTCGATGGCACGCACGGCTGGTACTTCCGCAACAAGGGTGACACGCCGGTTACGGTCTCGGTAAAGACCACCGGCTTCTACAAGGATCTGTTCCTGCCGCAGGGTTGATGAACCCAGGGGCAAGACGCGATATTCGAAAGGGAAAGAGGGCAGGGATCATGGCCAGCAGTATGACATTGCCTCCCGGAGGCATAAATCTCGCAGCGGGAGGGGCGAAGGCCACGGCCCACGTCCGCCTAGCCAACATCGATGCCCTGCGCGGCTTCGTGATGGTGCTGATGTTGCTGGACCACCTGCGCGAGACCTGGTTCGTCAACTATCCGGTGACCGACCCGATCAACGCACTGACCATCATCCCTGCCATCGGCTTTGCCCGGTTCGCGGTAAGCTTCTGCGCGCCGATCTTCGTCGCCCTAACCGGGCTGGGCGTCTACCTTTTCAGCGTAAACCATACGGTTGAGGAAACCACGGAATACTTGCTCAAGCGGGGCTTCCTGCTGATCGTGATCGAGCTGGTCTATCTCTCGCCGCTCTATTGGGGGATCGTGCCGCAGCCAACCTTCTGGCTGCAGGTGATCTGGGCAATCGGCATATGCATGATCGCGCTGGCTGCGTTCATGCGCCTGCCACGGCCGGCGATCATCGCGCTGGGCCTGGTCATTGTTTGCTTCCACAATCTGCTCGATCCGATCGTGCTGACCAAGGACGATGCACTGTTCCCCGTCTGGGCGCTGCTGCACCAGCGTGACGCCTTCGACCTGCCGCTCGGCTTCGTGGCAAAGACGACCTATCCGATATTGGCATGGCTCGGCGTGATCCTGCTGGGCTTCGGCATCGGGCCCTGGTTCACCGGTGAAGTCGCGCCCGCAGTTCGGCAGAAGCGCTTGCTGGTGCTGGGCTTTGGCATGATTGCCGCGTTCGTTCTGTTGCGCCTTCTCAACGTCTACGGCGACAAGCCGTGGTTCGTGGTCGAAGGGGATGCAGTCCGTACGGTCATCAGCTTCATTTCGATGACGAAGTACCCGCCCTCGCTGCTGTTCCTGCTGCCGACTCTTGGAGGCGGGGCGCTGCTGCTCGTGCTGTTCGAGAAGATCAATGACTCCGGCCTCGTGGCGAAGCTGGCGATCTTCGGCGGCGCGCCGATGTTCTTCTACCTCCTGCACCTGACCGTCCTGCGCATTCTCTATCACAGCGCCCTGGCGATCTGGGGCCGAACAACGGCACGGCCTACATGTTCGACAACTACAACTGGGTGCTGGTGTGGTTCGTGGCGATGATCGTGCCGCTCTATCTGCCGACCGTATGGTACGCCCGGCTGAAGCGCCGCCGTCGCGACATAACCTGGCTCAAGTACTTCTGAGCTTGGCGTGATGCTGGGCCTGACGGGATCAGGCAAAGGAGGCGCGCGGCAGAATATGCCGCGCGCCTCAACGCCAAAAGGACACCGACAATCATTTTCTGGCGCATTCGGCGATACGCGCTCGGATCGCTGACATAGCCTGCAGGCAATGCTACGGAATGGAAGAACCGCGATGACAAACCCAACCAACCGTTCCCTCATCGATATCGACCGCGATCACCTGATCCATTCGGTCACCTCATTCAGAGGACACGAGCAGCACGGCGCCATCGTGCTGGAATCGGGCAAGGGCATGTGGCTGACCGATAGGGACGGCAACCGGTTGCTCGATGCCTTTGCCGGACTGTGGTGCGTCAATGTCGGCTATGGTCAGGAGTCGATCGTCGAAGTTGCGGCGGAACAGATGCGCCGGCTGCCGTATGCCACGGGCTATTTCCATTTCGCCAGCGAGCCGGCGATCCGCCTGGCGGGAGAATTGACCGCGGCCGCGCCCGATGGCCTTGACCACGTGTTCTTCACGCAGGGCGGTTCTGACGCGGTGGACAGCGCAATCCGTTACATCGTCCATTACTGGAATGCAGCCGGGAAGCCCGACAAGAAGCATTTCATCGCGCTGGAGTGGGGGTATCACGGATCGAGCAGCCTCGGCGCGGGACTTACGGCGCTGGGGAACTTCCACCGCAATTTCGATCTGCCGCGCCCGTGGCAGCACCATATCGCCTCCCCATATCAATATCGCCATCCCGAGGGGGACGATGATGCGGCCGTGATCGCTTCCACGGTGGCCGCGCTTGAGGCAAAGGTGGCAGAGCTCGGGGCAGATAACGTCGCGGCATTCTGCTGCGAACCGATCCAGGGTTCGGGCGGGGTGATCGTGCCGCCGCGAGGCTGGCTCAAGGCCCTGCGCGAGGCGTGCACCCGGCTCGGCATCCTGATGCTGGTGGACGAGGTTATCACCGGCTTCGGGCGCACCGGACCGCTGTTCGCCTGCCTCGATGAGGGCGTTTCTCCTGATTTCATGACCACGGCAAAGGGTTTGACAGCCGGATACGTGCCCATGGGCGCGATGTTCATGGCCGATCATGTCTATCAGACCATTGCCGACGCAGCGCCCGCCGCGCTGCCGATCGGTCATGGCCAGACTTACTCTGGCCATCCCGTCGCCGCGGCGGTGGGGCTTGAGGTCCTGCGTTTGTACCGGGAAGGCGGTCTGCTGGAAAATGGCCGCGTAACGGGTCAGCGCTTTGCAGAACACATGGAACGGATCAGGTCGCATCGGCTGGTCGGCGACGTTCGCTATCGCGGAATGTTGGGTGCGATCGAACTGACACCGGACAAGGCGACGAAGGCCATTTTCGATCCATCGCTCGACATTGGCGGAAGGCTGTCGAAGCTGACTTATGCCAATGGGGTGATCGTGCGGTGTTTCGCCAACGCGGTTCTAGGCTTTGCACCGGCACTATGCTGCACGATCGAGGAAATGGACATGATCTTCGATCGGGTTGAGCGGTCGCTTGATCAACTGCTCGAGCAGCCCGACATCCGCGCGGTCGTCGCGCTGCAAGACGCCTGACAGGGGGATAAACCATGCTGCCCGGACCCAAGCTCGACAGGATAGACCTCAAGATCCTTGCCAAGCTCCAGCAGGAGGGCCGGATCACCAACGTGGAACTGGCCGATGCGGTAGGCCTTTCGCCCAGCCCCTGCCTGACGCGGGTCAAGCGCCTGGAAAAGGCCGGATACATCACCGGCTACGGCGCGCACGTGAATTTCAGCAAGCTGGGCGAATACCTGACTGTCTTTACCGAAGTCACCCTCAGCGAACATCGCCAGGGCGATTTCAGCCGCTTCGAAAGCCGGATTGCCAAGCTCGATGAGATCGTCGAATGCCACCTCGTTTCAGGTGGCTATGACTATCTGCTAAAGTTCGTCGCGCGCGGCGTTTCGCACTATCAGTCGATCATGGAAGGCATGCTCGAGAGCGATTATGGCATCGAGAAGTACTTCAGCTACATCGTGATCAAGTCACCTTTCATCAAGCATCGGCTTCCGATCCAGAACCTGTTTGGGCAGACGCATGGCTGATCCGGCCCACATGCAAGCGGATCTCCTCGCCGATCTCGTCGCGTTGCGGCGGGACATCCACGCCCATCCCGAACTCGGGTTCTGCGAGCGGCGCACGGCCCAGCGCATCGCCGATGAATTGCGCTCCCTTGGAATTGAGGTGCATGAAGGCATCGGCACGACCGGTCTGGTAGGGGTCCTCAAAGGCCGGCGCGAAGGACCGCGCACCCTTGGCCTGCGGGCAGACATGGATGCGCTACCGATCCAGGAAATGACCAATCTCCCATGGGCCAGCAAGACGCCTGGATCCTTCCACGGTTGCGGCCATGATGGTCACGTTGCCATGCTGCTGGGTGCCGCCCGGGTGCTGGCCGCCGATCCCGATTTTGCCGGAACGCTCTATCTGATCTTCCAGCCTGCCGAGGAAGGGCTGGGTGGAGCGCGTGTGATGATCGCGGAAGGTCTGTTCGAGCGGTTCCCTTGTGATCGGGTCTATGCCTTGCATAACTGGCCCGGCCTGCCTGCCGGGACGATCAGCACGCGGCCGGGCGCAATCATGGGCGCGGCGGACAAGTTTCGGATCAAGTTGACCGGCAAGGGCGGACACGCCGCCATTCCGCAGGACAGCCCCGACGCGATTCTTGCCGCAGCCAGCCTTGTCCAGCAACTCAACACCATCATCAGCCGCGCCGTGCCGCCTTATGCGTCTGCTGTCCTCTCGATCACGGAGATTCACGGGGGACATGCGCACAACGTCATCCCGGCAGAAGTCATGGTGGGCGGTACGGTCCGCACCTTCGACCCGGCGGTGCAGGATCGCATAGAGGAGCGCATGCGGGGGATGCTTGAAGGCATTGCGACGTCGTTCGAGGTTGAATGCGCGCTCGATTACGACCGCTACTATCCGGCCACCATCAACGATGCCGAGGCTGCTGCCGACGTGCTTGAAGTGGCTGCGACCGTGGGAACGGCGGAACTTGCGCCGGAACCCGCGCCCACCTCGGAAGACTTCTCCTTCATGCTGCAGCAGCGCCCCGGAGCCTATATCTGGCTTGGGCAGGCAACTCACGATCACGCTGCTCCGCTTCATAATCCGCACTATGATTTCAACGACAACGTCCTCGAAACAGGCGTAAAATTGCATGTTGCATTGGCACGGCACTGGTTGAGATAGCGTTCGAAACCGCATGCGATCCACGGCCCGGTGCCTTGATCGGTGCAATTTCTTCATCGGCTTCCTTGCCGCGGCTCACTTTCGCGGTCTCGCCAAGGACGCGGGACAAAAGAAAGGCCGGCCCGAAGGCCAGCCTTGAAAAGTTTGGGAGAGGATGCCTGAAAGGCACTGTCCATATGCGGTAGCGCTTGCCCTTTCGCAAATGCGAAAGGCTGCTTCGCAATTGCAATTTCTGCATCCACATTACCGCCAAGGTCAGCAGGTCAAGGGGCGGTCACCATCACGTCCCCTACCCTCTACCAGGCTACGCCTGTTTCCAATTGAAATCGCACGAAAATCATAAATCGGATCAGTATTCTGCTGCTTCGATGGAACTTTCCTGACCGTTTCGGGTTTTTCGGCGCAGGCCCATTTCGTCTTGCGATGGGCCGTTTTGCCGCGCCCCCGGGGTGATTCTGCTTTTCAATCCTGGCACAGGGAAGCGTGATGGCTGAAGTTGCAGCCTACGAATTCAAGCCGCATGAAAGGCCGACGCTTCCGGGCTCTCCTGCCAATCCCGATCATCCCGCGCGTCGGCGCGCCGCATATGGCGCGATCGGAGTGCTGATCGGGCTGGCTGGCGGCCTTGGCAATGCGCTGATCGCGGTGAACTTGCCGTTTGCGCAAGGCACGCTGGGACTTGGGCCGGACGAGGCGAGCTGGCTGACGGCGGCCTACCTGATGACCAATACCATGGCCAACCTGGTGCTGGTGAAATACCGCCAGCAGTTCGGGTTGCAGCCGTTCATTCGCTGGATGCTGGGCGTCTACGTGGTGGCGACGGTGTTCCACCTGTTCGTCCACGGCTTCTGGTCGGCCATCGCGGTGCGCGCGGCGGGGGGCCTCGCTGGCAGTGCGCTCTCGACGTTGACGATCCTCTACCTGATGCAGGCGATGCCCGCGGCCAAGCGGCTGGCGGGGCTGATGATCGGCATTTCCGTGCCGCAGATTGCCACCCCGCTGGCGCGGGTGGTCTCGCCCTCGCTGCTGATCTCGGGCGACTGGCACATGCTCTACTGGTTCGAGCTGGGGCTGGGGCTGGCGAGCCTTGCCGCGATCCTCGCCCTCCCGCTGCCGCCGAGCGAGCGCACCAAGGCCTTCGAGAAGGGCGACGGCTTGAGCATCCTCCTGCTGGTGCCGGGCATGTCGCTGCTGATCGCGGTGCTGACGCAAGGGCGCATCGAGTGGTGGACGAGCCGACCATGGATGGGCTGGGCGCTGATCGGCGGGCTGGTAATGGTGACGACCGCGTTCGTTATCGAGCATTTCCGCCGCAACCCGCTGATCAACACGCGCTGGCTCGGCACGCGCGAGATGGTGCGGCTGATCGGCATTGCCGCTGCGGTGCGCATCCTGCTGTCGGAGCAGGCGTTCGGCTCGGTCGGGCTGCTGACCGTGGTGGGCATGAACAACGAGCAGATGGTCGGCCTCAATCTGGTGATCATTGCTGCTTCGCTGGCCGGACTGCTGGCGGCGCTGTTGACGATCAATCCCGAAAAGCCGGCGAGGCCGATTTCGGTGTCGCTGGTGCTGATCGCGATTGCGGCGTTCATGGACATGGGATCGACCAACCTGACGCGGCCGGAGAACTTCTATTTCAGCCAGGCGCTGATCGGCTTCGCCTCGATCCTGTTCCTGGCGCAGGCGATGATCCTGGGCCTGGCCCGCACGCTGCTGGCGGGCCCGCGCAATTTCGTCAGCTTTACCGTGCTGTTCACGATGAGCCAGTCGCTGGGCGGGCTGCTTGGCGCGTCGCTGCTCGGCACGTTCCAGGTAGTGCGCGAGAAGATGCACTCGGCAACGATCGTGCAGGAGATCGTGCTGACCGATCCGCAGGTTGCCGCGCGCATTGCCGCCGGTGGGCGACTGATCGCCCGGACGGTGGGCGATCCGGTGCTTCGCAATGCGCAAGGCGCCGGAATCCTTTCGCAGCAGGCCACGCGCGAGGCCAATATCCTGGCGTTCAACGACGTGTTCCTGCTCGTTGGCGTGCTAGCCGTGCTGGCAGCGATATGGTCCTATTTCGAACGCTGGCGGATGCAGCGCCGGGGCGAGGAATCGCCGCTGGTGACGCTGCAGAAACTCCAGATGCAGGCCGCTGCGGCGGCTGCGCAACCTTCTACCACGCCCCAGAGGACTCCCGAATGAGCGATGATGCCGCCCCTGCATCCGGCACCACACCGGGCGCAGCGCCCAATGCCGCGCCGGCCGATGGCTGGAAGCCGCCGCGCCCGAACAAGGGGCGGCTGGCGCTGATTGCGCTTGCGGTGCTGGGTGCAGTGATCGCAGTGCTCTATGCCTGGCACCTGCCGCCGTTCGCGGGCCTCTCGCAATCGACCGACAACGCCTATGTCCGCGGCAAGACGACGGTGATCAGCCCGCAGGTCAGCGGCTATGTCACGCAAGTCCTCGTCAAGGACTTCGCGCGGGTGAAGAAGGGGCAGGCGATCGCGGTGATCGACCAGCGTCAGTACAAGGCCAAGGTCGAACAGGCCAAGGCCAACCTTGCGGCGCAAGAGGCGGCGCTTGCCAACTCGCAGCAGAGCGAGCGATCGCGCAAGGCGGCGCTGGGTGGGCAGGATGCCGCGATTGCCAGCGCGCAGGCCAACCTTGCCAAGGCGCGGGCGGACATGGCGCGGGCCTCCGCACTGGTCGGCGATGGCTCTATATCGGAACGCGAGCGCGACCAGACCCGCGCCGCGCTGCTGGCGGCTGAGGCGAGCGTGCGGCAGGCAGAAGCCGCGCGCGGAGTGGGCGAGCAGGACGTGAAGAGCGTGATCGTCGGGCGCGGCGGGCTGGCCGCATCGGTCGAGGCGGCGCGGGCGCAGTTGCATGCGGCCGAAGTAGACCTTGAAAACACCGTGATCCGTGCGCCAGAGGACGGGCAGCTTTCCGAAGTGGGCGTGCGGCTGGGTGCGTTCGTCACCGCGGGGACGCAGCTGCTGTTCCTCGTGCCTGACGAGGTCTGGGTGATCGCCAACTTTAAGGAAGCGCAGACCGCGCGGATGGAGGTGGGGCAACCGGCACGCTTTACCGTCGATGCGCTGGCGGGCGAGGAGCTGACCGGCCACGTCGAGAACATTGCCCCTGCAGCGGGATCAGAGTTCGCCGTACTCAAGGCGGACAATGCCACCGGCAATTTCGTGAAGGTGGCGCAGCGGATCGCGGTGCGGATCAGGGTCGATCCGGGGCAGGCGCTGGCGAAGCGGCTGCGACCGGGCATGTCGGTGGAAGCGCGCGTGGACACCGGTCAATGAGGCGGCTGGGTCTTGTCGGACTGGTGCTGCTGGCAGGCTGTGCCGGGCCGCAGGTGAAAACTGCGCAAGTGCCGCCGGTCGAGGCGCCGGGGGCGTTCCGCGTCGATCTCGGACCCGGTGTGCCGGTGACGGCGGACTGGTGGCGCAGCTTTGGCGATCCGCAGCTGGCGGCGCTGGTGGAAGAGGCGCTGGCGCGCAATGCCGACATCAACATCGCTGCGGCGCGGGTGCGCGAGGCACGGGCGCAGCAGGATCTGGCGCGCTCGGCGATGCTGCCTTCGCTGGACGCGGCGCTGGGGCGACGGATTCGCGCACGATCAGCCCGTTCGGCACCCCGGTAGTGCAGCGTGCCGCGCAGCCGCAATTGCAGGCGGCGTGGGAAGTGGACCTGTTCGGGCGGCTATCGGATCAGGTGAGCGCGGCGCGGTCGGGCTGGCTGGCGAGCCAGGCGGCGCGGGATGCGGCGCGGCTCTCGGTCGCCTCGGCCACGGCCAATGCCTATGTCACGCTGCTGGCGCTCGATGACCGGCTGGCGCTGGCGAGGCGGACGGCGGAGACGCGGAAGGGCTCGCGCGATCTGATCAAGCGGCGGGTGGACGTGGGCTATTCGCCCAAGCTGGAGCTGCAGCAGGCCGAAGTCGACTATCAGGCGGCGCTGGTGCTGGTGCCCGCGCTGGAGCAGGCGCGGGCCAAGGCGGAGAATGCGCTGAGCGTGCTGGCGGGCCGCGTACCGGGGCCGGTCGAGCGGGCCGCGGGATTGGCAGCGCTCACCAAACCGCCGGTGCCTGAGGCGCTGCCTTCGCAACTGCTGCGCAGGCGGCCCGATATTGCGCAGGCGGAGTATCAGCTGGCAGCGACCGACAGCAATCTGGCGGCGGCGCGCAAACGGTTCCTGCCCTCGCTGCGGCTCTCGGCATCGGCGGGGGTGGCGTTCTCGAACCTACTGGCCAACCCGGTGGGGCTGTGGTCTATCGGCGGGAGCATTCTGGCGCCGCTGTTTGAGGGCGGGCGCCTGCGCGCCGGCGCGGAAGTGGCCGGGGCACAGCGCGATGCGGCAGCGTTCGGCTATCGCAAGGCGGCGCTGACGGCATTTCGCGAAGTCAACGATGCGCTGGCCTCGGTCGACGGGCTCGATAGGCAGGTCCTGATCCAGACCGCGCAGCGCGATGCCCTGGCCGAAGCCAACCGGCTGGCGGGCAACCGCTATCGCGAGGGCTATTCGCCGCTGCTCGAACAGCTCGACACGCAGCGCGGGCTATTGAGCGCCGAACTGGCGCTGATCCAGGCGCGGGCCGATGCGCTCAATGCGCGGGTCAGCCTCTATCAGGCGCTGGGCGGAGGCTGGTCTGCGGCAGATATGCAAGGGGCGCAGTAACGCCTAACCCGATCGGGTTATGCGCGCGGGTGGCAGGTGAGTTAGCTTCGATTCCGGAACGTCAAAACGCCTGATTACAAGGCGGTGCCCGGAGAGAGCCTCATGAAATTCTCGATCATCTATGAAGCGCAGATGGTGGATGCCAGCCGCGAGAACGAGCGCGCGGTGTTCCTCCAGATCGTCGAGCAGGCCAAGTATGCCGAAGTGATGGGCTTTGACTGCATCTGGTGCGTCGAACATACCGCGCTGACGCAATACGCGCACATGTCTGCGCCTGAGACGGTTCTGGCGTTCATCGCCGGGGCGACGAGCCGCATCCATATCGGCCATGGCGTGGTCTGCCTGCCGCCGGCAATGAACCACCCGGTCAAGGTGGCCGAGCGCATTGCGACGCTGGATATCCTTTCGAAGGGACGCCTGCACTTCGGCGTGGGCAAGGGCGGCACGCAGCAGGAAGCGGGGACCTTCGGCTATGACCTCAACGAGCTGCAGCCGATGATCGATGAATCGATGTACCTGATCCCCAAGATCATGGTGCAGGACGAGATTGAGCACGACGGCACCTACATCAAGATTCCCAAGCGTCCGATCCATCCTTCGCCGTGGCAGGACCCGCATCCGCCGATGTACATGGCCTGCACGCGCGAGAACACGCTGGTGGCGGCGGGCAGCCGGGGCATCGGCGCGCTGGTGCTGGGCTTTTCGGGGCCGGAGGAGATCGCCAAGAAGAACGCGATCTATCGCGAGG
Coding sequences within:
- a CDS encoding aspartate aminotransferase family protein, translated to MTNPTNRSLIDIDRDHLIHSVTSFRGHEQHGAIVLESGKGMWLTDRDGNRLLDAFAGLWCVNVGYGQESIVEVAAEQMRRLPYATGYFHFASEPAIRLAGELTAAAPDGLDHVFFTQGGSDAVDSAIRYIVHYWNAAGKPDKKHFIALEWGYHGSSSLGAGLTALGNFHRNFDLPRPWQHHIASPYQYRHPEGDDDAAVIASTVAALEAKVAELGADNVAAFCCEPIQGSGGVIVPPRGWLKALREACTRLGILMLVDEVITGFGRTGPLFACLDEGVSPDFMTTAKGLTAGYVPMGAMFMADHVYQTIADAAPAALPIGHGQTYSGHPVAAAVGLEVLRLYREGGLLENGRVTGQRFAEHMERIRSHRLVGDVRYRGMLGAIELTPDKATKAIFDPSLDIGGRLSKLTYANGVIVRCFANAVLGFAPALCCTIEEMDMIFDRVERSLDQLLEQPDIRAVVALQDA
- a CDS encoding Lrp/AsnC family transcriptional regulator, whose product is MLPGPKLDRIDLKILAKLQQEGRITNVELADAVGLSPSPCLTRVKRLEKAGYITGYGAHVNFSKLGEYLTVFTEVTLSEHRQGDFSRFESRIAKLDEIVECHLVSGGYDYLLKFVARGVSHYQSIMEGMLESDYGIEKYFSYIVIKSPFIKHRLPIQNLFGQTHG
- a CDS encoding M20 aminoacylase family protein, which gives rise to MADPAHMQADLLADLVALRRDIHAHPELGFCERRTAQRIADELRSLGIEVHEGIGTTGLVGVLKGRREGPRTLGLRADMDALPIQEMTNLPWASKTPGSFHGCGHDGHVAMLLGAARVLAADPDFAGTLYLIFQPAEEGLGGARVMIAEGLFERFPCDRVYALHNWPGLPAGTISTRPGAIMGAADKFRIKLTGKGGHAAIPQDSPDAILAAASLVQQLNTIISRAVPPYASAVLSITEIHGGHAHNVIPAEVMVGGTVRTFDPAVQDRIEERMRGMLEGIATSFEVECALDYDRYYPATINDAEAAADVLEVAATVGTAELAPEPAPTSEDFSFMLQQRPGAYIWLGQATHDHAAPLHNPHYDFNDNVLETGVKLHVALARHWLR
- a CDS encoding MFS transporter — encoded protein: MAEVAAYEFKPHERPTLPGSPANPDHPARRRAAYGAIGVLIGLAGGLGNALIAVNLPFAQGTLGLGPDEASWLTAAYLMTNTMANLVLVKYRQQFGLQPFIRWMLGVYVVATVFHLFVHGFWSAIAVRAAGGLAGSALSTLTILYLMQAMPAAKRLAGLMIGISVPQIATPLARVVSPSLLISGDWHMLYWFELGLGLASLAAILALPLPPSERTKAFEKGDGLSILLLVPGMSLLIAVLTQGRIEWWTSRPWMGWALIGGLVMVTTAFVIEHFRRNPLINTRWLGTREMVRLIGIAAAVRILLSEQAFGSVGLLTVVGMNNEQMVGLNLVIIAASLAGLLAALLTINPEKPARPISVSLVLIAIAAFMDMGSTNLTRPENFYFSQALIGFASILFLAQAMILGLARTLLAGPRNFVSFTVLFTMSQSLGGLLGASLLGTFQVVREKMHSATIVQEIVLTDPQVAARIAAGGRLIARTVGDPVLRNAQGAGILSQQATREANILAFNDVFLLVGVLAVLAAIWSYFERWRMQRRGEESPLVTLQKLQMQAAAAAAQPSTTPQRTPE
- a CDS encoding HlyD family secretion protein; this encodes MSDDAAPASGTTPGAAPNAAPADGWKPPRPNKGRLALIALAVLGAVIAVLYAWHLPPFAGLSQSTDNAYVRGKTTVISPQVSGYVTQVLVKDFARVKKGQAIAVIDQRQYKAKVEQAKANLAAQEAALANSQQSERSRKAALGGQDAAIASAQANLAKARADMARASALVGDGSISERERDQTRAALLAAEASVRQAEAARGVGEQDVKSVIVGRGGLAASVEAARAQLHAAEVDLENTVIRAPEDGQLSEVGVRLGAFVTAGTQLLFLVPDEVWVIANFKEAQTARMEVGQPARFTVDALAGEELTGHVENIAPAAGSEFAVLKADNATGNFVKVAQRIAVRIRVDPGQALAKRLRPGMSVEARVDTGQ
- a CDS encoding TolC family protein, whose translation is MRRLGLVGLVLLAGCAGPQVKTAQVPPVEAPGAFRVDLGPGVPVTADWWRSFGDPQLAALVEEALARNADINIAAARVREARAQQDLARSAMLPSLDAALGRRIRARSARSAPR
- a CDS encoding efflux transporter outer membrane subunit, which produces MQRAAQPQLQAAWEVDLFGRLSDQVSAARSGWLASQAARDAARLSVASATANAYVTLLALDDRLALARRTAETRKGSRDLIKRRVDVGYSPKLELQQAEVDYQAALVLVPALEQARAKAENALSVLAGRVPGPVERAAGLAALTKPPVPEALPSQLLRRRPDIAQAEYQLAATDSNLAAARKRFLPSLRLSASAGVAFSNLLANPVGLWSIGGSILAPLFEGGRLRAGAEVAGAQRDAAAFGYRKAALTAFREVNDALASVDGLDRQVLIQTAQRDALAEANRLAGNRYREGYSPLLEQLDTQRGLLSAELALIQARADALNARVSLYQALGGGWSAADMQGAQ
- a CDS encoding LLM class flavin-dependent oxidoreductase; protein product: MKFSIIYEAQMVDASRENERAVFLQIVEQAKYAEVMGFDCIWCVEHTALTQYAHMSAPETVLAFIAGATSRIHIGHGVVCLPPAMNHPVKVAERIATLDILSKGRLHFGVGKGGTQQEAGTFGYDLNELQPMIDESMYLIPKIMVQDEIEHDGTYIKIPKRPIHPSPWQDPHPPMYMACTRENTLVAAGSRGIGALVLGFSGPEEIAKKNAIYREAFRTRKAEDQVGFRPTEHLAALCAATVLDDREKARKIGLRGQRFFAESIAYWYQGGAKPTVDEDLDAEDHAKVLEQGKQATIAYLSEEAIPVGDEHLSNYTVAQDAYGTPDDCIRYVQRLKDAGADEILFIFQMGGIPHDVIMETIRNIGEKVIPHFRAREAAEAGELEAAE